In Bacillus sp. Cs-700, one genomic interval encodes:
- a CDS encoding DUF4188 domain-containing protein has protein sequence MANQVFTGRYTVDKGQDVVVFLIGMRINQWWAVHKWLPVFLAMPGMIRELSINKQLGCLSMENFFSFRTTLLLQYWRSAEDLRQYAHGKAHLKAWKNFNQKIGNNRAVGIYHETYVLSSSHYESLYGNMPAFGLGKAIGHIEVTSQADSFNKRLHGTLTEKANKH, from the coding sequence ATGGCGAATCAAGTTTTTACCGGACGCTACACGGTGGATAAAGGACAGGACGTTGTAGTATTTCTCATTGGGATGCGAATCAATCAATGGTGGGCTGTGCATAAATGGCTTCCTGTTTTCCTTGCGATGCCTGGCATGATTCGTGAGCTTAGCATCAATAAACAGTTAGGATGTCTCTCCATGGAAAATTTCTTTAGCTTTCGGACAACTCTACTCCTTCAATACTGGCGTTCAGCAGAAGACCTTCGTCAATACGCTCATGGTAAAGCCCACTTAAAGGCATGGAAAAACTTTAATCAAAAGATTGGAAACAACCGTGCTGTCGGCATCTACCATGAAACATACGTCCTTTCGAGCTCTCACTACGAAAGTCTCTATGGCAATATGCCTGCTTTTGGATTAGGGAAGGCGATCGGACATATCGAGGTTACTTCTCAAGCTGATTCTTTTAATAAACGTCTTCATGGAACGCTTACTGAAAAGGCGAACAAACACTAA
- a CDS encoding PadR family transcriptional regulator has protein sequence MEKQIHTKYAILGLLTIGCQTGYSMKKMMDGSLNHFWKISYGQIYPTLKSLLEEELITVQEESESGRPDKKKYELTSLGWQALYNWMETPIGELGVEKNELLLKLFFSHHQNNETTLKQLNHYKLKLLERLNTYQAIDEMIRETYGDQEDAKFWLLTLDYGIRTTQAASEWADEAKLKLTLRRE, from the coding sequence GTGGAAAAACAAATACATACAAAGTACGCGATTCTCGGCTTATTAACAATCGGTTGCCAAACGGGGTATTCAATGAAAAAAATGATGGATGGAAGTTTAAATCATTTCTGGAAAATCAGCTATGGACAAATTTACCCTACACTTAAAAGTCTACTTGAGGAAGAACTGATAACTGTTCAGGAAGAGAGTGAGTCTGGAAGACCTGATAAAAAGAAATATGAATTAACCTCATTAGGTTGGCAGGCTCTTTACAATTGGATGGAAACTCCTATTGGAGAACTTGGAGTAGAAAAGAATGAGTTGTTGCTTAAACTTTTTTTCAGCCATCACCAGAACAATGAAACAACTTTAAAACAATTGAATCACTACAAATTAAAACTGCTTGAACGTTTGAATACTTATCAGGCGATCGATGAAATGATACGAGAAACGTATGGCGATCAAGAAGATGCGAAATTCTGGCTGTTAACATTAGATTATGGGATAAGGACAACGCAAGCAGCTAGTGAATGGGCTGACGAAGCCAAACTGAAACTCACTCTAAGGAGGGAATAG